From the Terriglobales bacterium genome, the window GCCGGGAGGATGGCCAGGAACTCCTTCAGCAGGACGGCGTCGCACTTCAGGAAGGGTGGGAGCTGGAAGAGCACGCAGCCCAGCTTGCCGGCCTCGGCCAAGGGCCCGAGTGAGTTCATGAAGCTGCGCGTGAAGTCGGCGGCCTCGCGCAGGCGCTTCACGTGCGTGATCGCCTGGTTCGCTTTCATGGTGAACTGGAAGTGCGGCGGCGTAGCCGCGATCCAGCCCGCCAGCAGCTTCTCCGTCACGAAGCGGCGGAAGGTGTAGTTGACCTCGACCGAGTTCAGCCGCGTGGCGTAGAACTCGAGGAACTTCTTGCTGGCCAGCTTGGCGGGATAAAAGGCGGGCTTCCAACTGGGATAGGCCCAGCCCGACGTGCCTGCATAGACGGTCGCCATGGGAAGCGTAGTCTACCGCGAAGTGAGCAGGCGGTACTGGGCTTCGGTGAGCGGGACCACCGACAGCCGGCCCTGGCGAACGAGCGGCGAGTCCGCGAAGACCTTCGCCGCCTTGATCTCGGCCAGCGTCATGGGCCGCGGCACTTCCTTGTCTGCCTCGATCTTCACCCGCGGGTTCTTGGGATCGGCGGCATCCACGGAGAGCACGGTCGCGGTGCCCACCGCGCGCTTCTCGTCGCCGGTGTGATAGAGGACCAGCCGGTCGCCCTTCTGCATGCCGCGCAG encodes:
- a CDS encoding EVE domain-containing protein is translated as MDYLLKTEPSEYSFADLQKDKQTIWDGVSNPVALRNLRGMQKGDRLVLYHTGDEKRAVGTATVLSVDAADPKNPRVKIEADKEVPRPMTLAEIKAAKVFADSPLVRQGRLSVVPLTEAQYRLLTSR
- a CDS encoding DUF72 domain-containing protein; the encoded protein is MATVYAGTSGWAYPSWKPAFYPAKLASKKFLEFYATRLNSVEVNYTFRRFVTEKLLAGWIAATPPHFQFTMKANQAITHVKRLREAADFTRSFMNSLGPLAEAGKLGCVLFQLPPFLKCDAVLLKEFLAILPARVRCAFEFRHASWFTDEIYGLLRDANASLCLAESEKLVVPEVETADFVYFRLRKPEYSPAERKILKEKVDRLTAAKRDVYVYFKHEDTPEGAGYAEELLGVAPKH